The genomic DNA ACCAAAGAGCTGACTTTGAGACAGTGTCATATTAAAGGCAAAAAGCGTTGAACGACGAGGCAGTTTGAGAAtattacatatacacatacaatcatgtgaaaaagttaggacagTCCAAGAAatcctttgtctttttgaacttTTGTAAACATGTGGACGTATGAGATTCATTTGGACAGTATTAAGACATGGAGCTTGTATAACTAAATTACAACTCATTACAACTCACATtcacagttttatttgtttagttatacaagctccatctctcagtactgttcaaatgaagctcaaatgtttatgtttaaatatgttcaaaaagacaaagattATCATGGAGTGTTCTAACTTTTCACATTACTGTACATACTCACACCCCTTCTAGCAGATCACACACATACTCTTTCTATGTCCCCCACTGTTAAGCATTCACAATTCTACTGTAGTTTCCTTCAGAATTTTGCAACACAATAATACGGCGTATTAATCTTGCGAGGACAGGCCCAAcgctatccatctatccatccatccatccattatctgtaagcgctaatccagttcagggtcgcggtgggtccagagcctacatggaatcattgggtgcaaggcaggaatacaccctggagggggcgccagtccttcacagggcaacacacacacacacacacacacacacactcacacattcacacccacggacacgtttgagtcgccaatcaacctacaaacgtgtgtttttggactgtgagagaggCCCAACACTAATGGCGTCCAAGTATGTATCAGATTTTTCATAAGGACGTTGAGTTGCCGCGTCAGACAAAGCCATGTCTTAGCACACAACCACAAATGCTCATAACCAAcctacaaataaacacagtttcCAAACGCTGGTAATCGTATTGCAGGGTTCCGCTCCTTTAAAATCCAATGGACGGAGAACCAGAGCACTAAGTCGCATTGCAATAAAATAAAGGATGCAAATAATACATTGTAAATGTCATGTAACCAATCTTTGGACGAGGCTCAGAGCTGTGATGTAGAGGAGAGGACGGTTGAGGGCGCTAAACCATCACATGACCGAGAGTGAGGGAAGATGTCTGCTACAGAGGAGGACACGGAGCTGAGAGACCTGCTCATACAAAACCTGGAAAACAGCGGCGTTCTGAACAAGATAAAGGTAACTGAATACTCCAGAGTCGGTACTTTACTGGTGGCTATTAATAAAGGCCTCTTCCTGACGGGAAACTTTACGAAGTGGTTGATAACTGTCATAGTATTTTTCTGCTGAAGTTGTGGCTAACTAGGTTTACGTTAGCTTCCCTAAAAAGCCAAATGACAACAAACCGTATCTATGGCTTTGATGGACGTTTTTAAGAGTCATTGTGGAGTACTGAGCTCGTATATACACACCCTGAGTATCTGTATATAGTACAGATGAATTATTGATTATAAAGTCGTTTTATATAAACGTCAGTTTAGCAAACAGTGATAACACTGAGTGAAACTACTCCTGTTTTCCAGGCTGAGCTCCGAGCTGCGGTTTTTCTCGCCTTAGAAGAACAGGATAAAGTTGAGGTAAGAGCGAACAGTATTTTATGTACATTATCATAgagttttgtgttgtttaaatGAGTATCACATTGTTTATTGTTCTCCAAAACAAAGCTGAAATTGACTTAGTAttcgaattttccgttccaccttaaacggtccCCCATCTGCGTAGCGCTCTGCAGATTCATGACGTTCAACTCATAGGCAactgctgcacaatttaaggtggaatggaaaaattCTAGACTTGTTTTATTGAAGACCAATGCTACTGCTATTGTCCTCCCCAGAATAAAACCCCACTTGTAAACgaaaatctgaaaaaatgtcTCAACACAAAAGATGGTGAGTTCAATCATGATGTTATTTCCTAGAACTCAGTGAACTGAATATTAGTGTCTGTAAAACAAGTAGTTTTCAGTCACGTTTAAAATCACGCCGTCTTCTCTTGCAGGACGCCTAGTGGCCAGTTTAATCACAGACTTTCTTCAAGTCTTCAATCTGGACTTCACTCTTGCCGTGTTTCAGCCCGAGATCAACACGGTAACATGAGTTTGTACAACTTGAGCATTCTTAttttccacagagacacttttaGTTCTCTGTTAGGCTTATTACAGCAACAAAGAACATCAGTTTCAAAATAGGGATGTTTTTACACCACAACCCATTGGCCTAAATATTTTGCTGTACAGGAAACCTTTTATCAAATATGGGTTTGAAATATTGGCATCATCAAAacacgatatatatatataaacaaataattgcAGATACTACTGTGATTTCAACATGCATCTCTAAGTGAAGTGTATACTTGTCTTATCCAGTTAAATGGGCTTGACGGTCGTGAAAGTTTGTACAAGGAGCTTGGTCTCTCTGAATCAGAAGGCAACAAAAGCACACCTCTCCTCCTCGAATTAATTAAGAGgggcagacacaaggagaaaacTTCCATCTTCTCTGAGGTGAATTTAATTGCTGTTTTTCAGGTCTTTTATTGTATAACTTTTGAAGCCATGgttgtaaatttattttttctttttttctttcatagGACGATCGAATAATACATGTTCCCAAGGTACCTTATCTTCTATCCATACTCCCACAGAGTACAGTAACAAGTTACAGTATCAGGAGTAGATCCAGTCTGTGCCAGTAGCTGATCTCTAAGATGTGGTTGGTGTACATGTCGCAGGTTGATTCATATCATTGCTCACATTTTGCGctttaacattattttttagGTCACACAAGGGAAGCATGATGTAAATTATGGTGTTCagattgtgaaaaaaaaatctttcctgtTCTGCTAGGTTTTGCAAAACAAGTTTGTCCTACTTATATGCATTTGATGCTTTGTACTTTAGTTTACAGTAGAGTGGCCTTACATGTCTTTTGATATTATTTTCTGAGAGATACAGATGCTGTTGACATCTAAGCTGCTGTTAGATGTCGTTTATGACCTGAAGCCTCTAAGCTTATTTTATTAAGATtaacatgaataaaaatgaaatgaaacccTTTTTGGTTACATCTCTCAAGCATTCTAACaacattatttgttttatttactgaaaCAATGTTTGAATATTGGTAAACAGgcttattgttgttgttggttggggttgtttttgtttaatttggtATTATGTGATGTCTTATTTTGAAAAAGGAATACATAGAtattaaaaagaacaaaatcagaacaacagctgtatttaatgttaattttatttatttatttttttataatgtgtGTATAATTAACATCCACacaaaaaatgttattaaagtaCTTTTATATTCATGCACTGTTCCTTACTTAGGAGCTGTCTCCTCGTCAAATTGCTGAGGCACGTAAAAAGTATGACGGCAGAGATAAGGTAATTGTATGGCAAATATCACAGCTCTCTTATTTAAGAGAAACATATTTCTTATTtgctaaatataaacatatgccTTTACACTCTAGAAAATGATccattgtaattatttttacatttaattagaGTAAGAATTGAGACGTCTTAACCTCCATTGTAAGAAGTTGTTTAAGGAACGCTTGAACTGAAGGCTTACCGAGTAAAATGGGGAAAGTCCAGCTGAGAGTAGCTGAGAgtagagggttttttttttcccctccagtTTGGATGCATGAAAGGAAGATGCGAGTTAATTAGTTTAAAGATTGTGTTATACACTTAGTATGTTTGCGTGTGTTAATGTACCCAGGACCGGAGTGGTGGAATAAGCAAAGAAGACGTGATTGGTGTTTTCTCTGATCTTTTCCCCAGTTTCAGCAGGTAAATTCTCACACATTCATATCAGGAGCTCCAGGAAGTCCGAAAATTGTCAGTTAAGTTACTGAAACTTAGACTGAAGTTATTTGATCTTACCACCTACCCAAATTGAAACTATATACTTCCTACATGTAACCCGGTTATGAAATCAAGTCACGTTGTGGTTAAGCCATGGTTTATCGTGTCTTCTGTATTGTCACAACaaacaataatacatttacttatattttaaaatcaattcCTTCTAAACAGATGGAATTATAATAGATCTGATTTGTTGTCAATGTTTGCATGTAAATTTTTTTTGCCCTTTCCTAAAACCTGTGCAGTCACTATTTGTTACATACTGAGAATTTCAGCAAACTGAAAAAACATCTTTTTGTAAATCTTTTGATTAATCAAGAGGCATGCTGGAACAGTATGTCACAGAAGAGCTCAGAGCCAAAGATAAAGGCATAAACAGTTGTGAGTATACTACAttttacttttcattttttcctttccttttttgttGAGGTTGCATATACCCCAATCCATCTACACTCACTCTTCATTCTCTATGCTCCagtacaggagcactgtgtagttcttcaattacagactgtactccAACTGTTGCCCTGCATATTTTGCTTCAAGTGATCACTTTATAACTTTGGCTGGAAATatttgtttggtggactattgaggattttaaaactccagcagcaatgctgtgtctgatccaatcgtactaacgcaacacacactaacaccatgACGTCAGTATTACTGCAGCACTAAGGATGGTCCAACAACCAAATCATACTGGCTCTGTGAGGCTTACCTGTGTCTCCTTATTTGGTGATCAGGAGGAAAGGGGACAGAAAAAGTATACAGAACAACATATGGATAAGTATGTGCAAATGAGGAATTAAAGTGTTCCTGTAAAGTCAGAAGCACAGAGAGAatgcacagtgagtgtagagaCAAGGAGGTAGTTGTAATGCTTTGGCTGATCAATGAATGGTTACTGTGATCAGTGTGCTGACAGATAGTTAGCAAGGTTTTCTCGCTCTGTTCTTTCAACAGTTGTAGACTTTCAAGATTTCTTGGGAATGTACAAACGGTTTTTCATCCAGTGCAGAAGTGTTGTATGTATTAAATacaaaattctttctgcctatTAAGAGCATGTGCTGTAGTTTGTAATAACAACATGTATACATTTCTAATGTTAAGCATTCACACACATAATTTGAGGCCCAATGTCCTTTTGTCCTTTCACTTTTACTGTTCTGTTTAGGTCACCACTGATGTAAGTGATGCAGTGTCCTCGTTCAGTAAGGTTACCGAGGACAGGATCAGTTCATCACCTACCAGCAAGGTTAGAGAACATTGTCAACTCACCGTTTTTAAGAGTTTTAGTTTTGCATACAGTATTATTCTGAAAGTGTAGGAGTTTAGAAAAAATGTATCTATTGTACACTATACCTATTTAACTATCACATTAAGTCCTATCAGAAAACCTATTTTGTGGCTGCAATATTTTTGtaggtttaaaatatatatatatttttaatatataaaatgtaaacctgcctttaaaaaataataataataataattaataaatattattacatGTAAGTAATCCTTACATTGTCACCCCAATTGTTGCTTTTCACTGTAactgttatatataatataatataacatataATTAGACTGCTGTTAATCTTTGTCAAGAATGTAGATCTAGGTTTGCGATTAGAGAATCAAAGGACTCATTTTCTTGGTTTGATTCATAAACGCCATTTGGGCTTTCCCTTAAAAGTGTGAATTCCTTTATTACAGTAGTAATAGAAGTTTTATCTTGGATTAGATTATGTATAAACCCAGTTATTGTTTGAACTctggcttttattttttctaaggATACAGAGGTATGTATCAGTATGATGTCTGAAATACTTTTGCACACGTGCTCTAGATTGACGCACAATGAGTAAATGATTTAAAGTAATTTAGCTTGTTTGTTGTGATTCGTGTCAAATATCTAGGTAACTTACTTTTGAGTTCTCAAATTCATAAGTATTTTCAATTCGCGTTCAGTTGCTTATTCAATATCTGAAATCTGAGGTTTGATTTAAAAGCAGGCACTGAAATGCTCTTTCAAACTGAAATGCCCTTTGGCCAGGCTAAGTTTCAAAGACAGATGAATCAGAGTGTGCCTCACGTTATTTAGCAATGCACAATGACAATGGTGTGTTTTGAAATTTTTACTTGTACTTAACAGTAAAATTTGAacaggtaaataaataaataacttcagcttcaacattttttttttctgccagtGTAAATAAGatattaatgtatataatttaatttattttttgaaaaaattATTTCAGTTGATAAAAGCACTTGAGAAAATACTTTTTGAATTTGTAAGCTTATCTGTTGTTAGCATTATTCTGCTACAAGTTTGGTGCTTCAGGGCTGTCTAGTGATTGTTGAGGGAGGCTCATAGCTGTGTTCTTATACTCAGATACCCAGGTATAAGGGGTTTATAAAGCCCAGTGTCGCGCAGGAAGAGCAGCCTGGGCCTCAGGTAAAGAACATGAGCTAAAGTGCTAGCACTAGATTTCTCACAGCACATGCTGCTTTCTCCATTGACAAATAGCAAAGAATGACCAAGTGAGTGCAACAaacatttagtttttttgtttacacCTAGAAGCTCTTTGTTTCATTCACTTGGTTATTTTcaatacttttttaaaattcttttgCTAATTGTGAAACTGTAGCCCATGGCCAAACTGATGTGGCCTTAGATTTAGGACAGGAAACCATGGACTCAGTGTAACGTAaacgtaaacacacacaaagccacaTAAAGTGTCTGTGGGATCCAGTTTATGTAAGTGCATAAGGTTATAATAATCTTGCTTTCACTAATCAGTAATTCTTTTGATGTAGTCATCACATTTTCCCATTATTCATAGGGCTGcacaatgaatcaatgaaagACCTTTTATCTTCAGGTGGTGCTCTAGTTCTTAGTTTTGCAACAGCACAGGCTTTAGAACACTGCTCCATCAAACGATGTCTTAGGTCTATTTGACATTGATATAGCATGACTGTAAATTTTAtcgtttttatttatattaaaataaaaaaccctgCCAAGCTTGACTGTTCAGGCAAAGAACCACAGCAAAAGTGTAGCTAAgaatgatttgttttttaatgttagCCTACGCACCTTGTTAGCCTATGTCTTGTGACCTAGTACTGCAAATATATagaaattgttttaaaatacttacttttatatatatatatatatatatatattacacaattgtttagtaaataatttaataaaaaaacatttttgaagttatttttcatttttccatGTTCTGTTCTATAAATTGTTCCATAAAATGTAttgggtttttttatttatttatttaatttttgcgAAAGCTAAATTTATTATATACAATCACACAATGAACATTTTGCGAAAGCATTGTTTCTGAGGCATTATAGGATGTAAAAGAAGGGAGTATACTGGATAATTTTGGACACCAAGTACCGAAGTGTAGGTGATTTCCAGAACAGTGCTAcaacagaacaacacacactgtgtgtccCCACTTCTGAAGACATTTTTCATTGTCCCTTTTTGATCAGAGACGCAGAGCAGGGAACTGCTATTACTGGTAACTAGTTAGCTAGTAGTTTGATGAACAGATTGCTAAGCAAATGTTTGGAAGATGAACAGATTGCTAAGCAAATGTTTGGAAGATGAACAGATTGCTAAGCAAATGTCTGGAGGAAATATTAGGTCAAAAATTAGTTGTTTTAGCATTTTCTTTCTAGGATTTCTACTGGGTAGCCCAGTAATACTGGATATTACAGCAGTGATATATCTTCAACACGTTTTCATATTGATTTCAT from Hoplias malabaricus isolate fHopMal1 chromosome 7, fHopMal1.hap1, whole genome shotgun sequence includes the following:
- the cep43 gene encoding FGFR1 oncogene partner isoform X3 translates to MSATEEDTELRDLLIQNLENSGVLNKIKAELRAAVFLALEEQDKVENKTPLVNENLKKCLNTKDGRLVASLITDFLQVFNLDFTLAVFQPEINTLNGLDGRESLYKELGLSESEGNKSTPLLLELIKRGRHKEKTSIFSEDDRIIHVPKELSPRQIAEARKKYDGRDKDRSGGISKEDVIGVFSDLFPSFSRGMLEQYVTEELRAKDKGINSFVDFQDFLGMYKRFFIQCRSVVTTDVSDAVSSFSKVTEDRISSSPTSKIPRYKGFIKPSVAQEEQPGPQAGELSLNHTDPPGLQKTKAFVQVPSGVGEGLATSRNDPSALRRSLDLGLDDDDEGDSFFDDPLPKPQKTYGCLSAIGSDTEGDGDDVFSDRENKRSSDPEPRRAESTKTSGRTPSPLSDTPPLRSVGGTLSTDNSQKDLVSSKSGTSNPKDKGLQDFKSLNQKTTSILDEDLDYDDDFNSHRSDNSKSEVSIGEEIEEVSIEGPDLSDKLDEVTQDVSFSQLSQGAADYMEDVA
- the cep43 gene encoding FGFR1 oncogene partner isoform X2, whose product is MSATEEDTELRDLLIQNLENSGVLNKIKAELRAAVFLALEEQDKVENKTPLVNENLKKCLNTKDGRLVASLITDFLQVFNLDFTLAVFQPEINTLNGLDGRESLYKELGLSESEGNKSTPLLLELIKRGRHKEKTSIFSEDDRIIHVPKELSPRQIAEARKKYDGRDKDRSGGISKEDVIGVFSDLFPSFSRGMLEQYVTEELRAKDKGINSFVDFQDFLGMYKRFFIQCRSVVTTDVSDAVSSFSKVTEDRISSSPTSKAGELSLNHTDPPGLQKTKAFVQVPSGVGEGLATSRNDPSALRRSLDLGLDDDDEGDSFFDDPLPKPQKTYGWSQHPQREESLAGPSFSQIRRGTSLNDLSAIGSDTEGDGDDVFSDRENKRSSDPEPRRAESTKTSGRTPSPLSDTPPLRSVGGTLSTDNSQKDLVSSKSGTSNPKDKGLQDFKSLNQKTTSILDEDLDYDDDFNSHRSDNSKSEVSIGEEIEEVSIEGPDLSDKLDEVTQDVSFSQLSQGAADYMEDVA
- the cep43 gene encoding FGFR1 oncogene partner isoform X1 — protein: MSATEEDTELRDLLIQNLENSGVLNKIKAELRAAVFLALEEQDKVENKTPLVNENLKKCLNTKDGRLVASLITDFLQVFNLDFTLAVFQPEINTLNGLDGRESLYKELGLSESEGNKSTPLLLELIKRGRHKEKTSIFSEDDRIIHVPKELSPRQIAEARKKYDGRDKDRSGGISKEDVIGVFSDLFPSFSRGMLEQYVTEELRAKDKGINSFVDFQDFLGMYKRFFIQCRSVVTTDVSDAVSSFSKVTEDRISSSPTSKIPRYKGFIKPSVAQEEQPGPQAGELSLNHTDPPGLQKTKAFVQVPSGVGEGLATSRNDPSALRRSLDLGLDDDDEGDSFFDDPLPKPQKTYGWSQHPQREESLAGPSFSQIRRGTSLNDLSAIGSDTEGDGDDVFSDRENKRSSDPEPRRAESTKTSGRTPSPLSDTPPLRSVGGTLSTDNSQKDLVSSKSGTSNPKDKGLQDFKSLNQKTTSILDEDLDYDDDFNSHRSDNSKSEVSIGEEIEEVSIEGPDLSDKLDEVTQDVSFSQLSQGAADYMEDVA
- the cep43 gene encoding FGFR1 oncogene partner isoform X4 is translated as MSATEEDTELRDLLIQNLENSGVLNKIKAELRAAVFLALEEQDKVENKTPLVNENLKKCLNTKDGRLVASLITDFLQVFNLDFTLAVFQPEINTLNGLDGRESLYKELGLSESEGNKSTPLLLELIKRGRHKEKTSIFSEDDRIIHVPKELSPRQIAEARKKYDGRDKDRSGGISKEDVIGVFSDLFPSFSRGMLEQYVTEELRAKDKGINSFVDFQDFLGMYKRFFIQCRSVVTTDVSDAVSSFSKVTEDRISSSPTSKIPRYKGFIKPSVAQEEQPGPQAGELSLNHTDPPGLQKTKAFVQVPSGVGEGLATSRNDPSALRRSLDLGLDDDDEGDSFFDDPLPKPQKTYGWRAESTKTSGRTPSPLSDTPPLRSVGGTLSTDNSQKDLVSSKSGTSNPKDKGLQDFKSLNQKTTSILDEDLDYDDDFNSHRSDNSKSEVSIGEEIEEVSIEGPDLSDKLDEVTQDVSFSQLSQGAADYMEDVA